A DNA window from Halococcus salsus contains the following coding sequences:
- a CDS encoding Rieske (2Fe-2S) protein, which yields MAVENTEYVRVASLPDLEAEGQQVVNAGGQPVALFHHEGEVYAVDNRCPHMGFPLTRGTIDEGILTCHWHHARFELEAGDTFDLFADDLQTFPTEIRDDGVYLDPEPEPDVPPATRWRNRLADGLQENLSLVMAKSVIGLDDVAQRATGRSSGERSEPRDEKGEGFYTPLETAVNFGTKYRAMGWGRGLTTLGCMANLYDAVGGRDKRRAMFLGVREVASESAGEPPRFQQYAFENRDLSKERLKSWFRNTCEVRDSDGAERCLLTAIACLPPEDVAEVVFAGATDHRYMNAGHTLDFINTAFETVQHLGWDEHADSALASTVAQITDATRSEELSSWRQPVDIAGLCADANDSLPDLVAAGDGKEWDEPEAFVETLLADDAEAIIDALTNAIRDGATTTELADGVARAATRRVAWFATNNEFRDWNTVHHTLTYADAVRRATEKTDATELYRACFDGAMSVYLDRFLNSPRAPVPEPGETDRSPEEIREELLDAFDEQGKVNRAASLVSEHFDAGGDPADLKRTLGRGLLREDANFHTLQNVETAFRRFETVEDDEEKRLALLACARYMAAHFPTRRSAEQTFSIATRLHRGERLHEVE from the coding sequence ATGGCAGTCGAAAACACGGAGTACGTGCGGGTCGCCTCGTTGCCCGACCTCGAAGCCGAGGGCCAACAGGTCGTGAACGCCGGCGGGCAGCCGGTCGCGCTGTTCCACCACGAGGGCGAGGTCTACGCCGTCGACAATCGCTGTCCCCACATGGGGTTCCCGCTCACCCGCGGGACCATCGACGAGGGCATCCTGACCTGCCACTGGCACCACGCGCGCTTCGAATTGGAGGCGGGCGACACCTTCGACCTCTTCGCCGACGACCTCCAGACGTTTCCCACGGAGATCCGGGACGATGGGGTCTACCTGGATCCCGAGCCCGAGCCCGACGTGCCGCCCGCGACGCGGTGGCGCAACCGGCTCGCCGACGGCCTCCAGGAGAACCTCTCGCTCGTGATGGCGAAGTCGGTCATCGGGCTGGACGACGTGGCGCAACGCGCCACGGGACGGTCGAGCGGCGAGCGGAGCGAGCCGCGAGACGAGAAGGGTGAGGGGTTCTACACGCCGCTCGAAACCGCGGTGAACTTCGGGACGAAGTACCGCGCGATGGGCTGGGGGCGCGGGCTCACGACGCTCGGGTGCATGGCGAACCTCTACGACGCCGTCGGTGGGCGCGACAAGCGCCGCGCGATGTTCCTGGGGGTCCGCGAGGTCGCGAGCGAGTCCGCGGGCGAACCACCCCGCTTCCAGCAGTACGCCTTCGAGAATCGGGACCTCTCGAAGGAACGGCTCAAGTCCTGGTTCCGAAACACCTGTGAGGTCCGCGACAGCGACGGCGCGGAGCGATGCCTCCTCACCGCCATCGCGTGCCTCCCACCCGAGGACGTCGCGGAGGTCGTCTTCGCCGGAGCCACCGACCACCGCTACATGAACGCGGGTCACACCCTGGATTTCATCAACACTGCCTTCGAGACCGTCCAGCACCTCGGATGGGACGAGCACGCCGATAGCGCGCTCGCCTCGACGGTGGCGCAGATCACGGACGCCACCCGCTCGGAGGAGCTCTCCTCGTGGCGACAGCCAGTGGACATCGCGGGGCTGTGCGCCGACGCGAACGATTCCCTTCCGGACCTCGTGGCGGCGGGCGACGGGAAGGAGTGGGACGAACCCGAGGCGTTCGTCGAGACGCTACTCGCGGACGACGCCGAGGCGATCATCGACGCGCTCACGAACGCGATCCGGGACGGGGCGACGACGACCGAACTCGCGGACGGGGTGGCACGGGCCGCGACGAGACGCGTCGCGTGGTTCGCGACCAACAACGAGTTCCGCGACTGGAACACGGTCCACCACACCCTCACCTACGCCGACGCGGTCCGGCGCGCGACCGAGAAGACCGACGCGACCGAACTCTACCGAGCCTGCTTCGACGGCGCGATGAGTGTCTACCTCGACCGGTTCCTCAACTCGCCGCGTGCGCCGGTCCCCGAGCCCGGCGAGACCGACCGCTCACCCGAGGAGATCCGGGAGGAGTTGCTCGACGCGTTCGACGAGCAAGGCAAGGTCAACCGCGCGGCGAGCCTCGTGAGCGAGCACTTCGACGCGGGCGGCGATCCCGCGGACCTGAAACGCACTCTCGGCCGGGGGTTGCTCCGCGAGGACGCGAACTTCCACACCCTCCAGAACGTCGAGACCGCCTTCCGCCGGTTCGAGACCGTGGAAGACGACGAAGAGAAACGATTGGCGTTGTTGGCGTGTGCGCGCTACATGGCGGCGCACTTCCCGACCCGGCGCTCGGCCGAGCAGACGTTCTCGATCGCGACCCGGCTCCACCGTGGCGAGCGCCTCCACGAGGTGGAGTGA
- a CDS encoding VIT1/CCC1 transporter family protein gives MAAGSDSDGGSVLDRVGTDMVGPIARRYFVSNGFDGALTGVGVTVGAYLSGIDEGLTVVSLGLAAAVGLCTSGVWSVWEIERAEMRAEIQETEEAMLADLSDTQVERDKMSNQVVNAAMSGLGPLLGLVLPLTPFLLEATVLTMFEATIASVAVAVGVLFTFGAYMASISRQRWYVAGARMGLAGIVVAVINVFLPG, from the coding sequence ATGGCGGCCGGTTCGGATTCGGATGGCGGGTCGGTGCTCGATCGGGTCGGCACCGACATGGTGGGGCCGATCGCCCGGCGGTACTTCGTCTCGAACGGCTTCGACGGCGCGCTCACCGGCGTCGGGGTCACCGTTGGCGCGTATCTCTCGGGGATCGACGAGGGTCTCACGGTGGTGAGCCTCGGCCTCGCCGCCGCCGTCGGGCTCTGTACCTCCGGGGTCTGGAGCGTCTGGGAGATCGAGCGCGCGGAGATGCGCGCCGAGATCCAGGAGACCGAGGAGGCGATGCTCGCGGACCTCAGCGACACCCAAGTCGAGCGCGACAAGATGAGCAACCAGGTCGTGAACGCCGCGATGAGCGGTCTGGGACCGTTGCTCGGGCTCGTCCTCCCGCTCACGCCGTTCCTGCTCGAAGCCACGGTCCTCACGATGTTCGAGGCCACCATCGCCTCCGTCGCGGTCGCGGTCGGCGTGCTGTTCACCTTCGGGGCCTACATGGCCTCGATCTCGCGTCAGCGGTGGTACGTCGCGGGCGCGCGGATGGGGCTCGCCGGCATCGTGGTCGCGGTGATCAACGTCTTCCTTCCCGGATAG
- a CDS encoding DUF211 domain-containing protein, producing MATIRQLVIDVLKPHQPTMLSVAQRVAELDGVGGVNAILVEMDEEVRNIKFTIEGEDIDFEAVTETIEDTGGQVHSVDQVACGEYIVDEMPTPQD from the coding sequence ATGGCTACTATCCGGCAGCTCGTCATCGACGTCCTCAAACCCCACCAGCCGACGATGCTCTCGGTCGCCCAGCGGGTCGCCGAGCTCGATGGCGTCGGCGGCGTGAACGCCATCCTCGTCGAGATGGACGAGGAGGTCCGGAACATCAAGTTCACCATCGAGGGCGAGGACATCGACTTCGAGGCCGTCACCGAGACGATCGAGGATACGGGCGGGCAGGTCCACTCGGTCGACCAGGTCGCCTGCGGCGAGTACATCGTCGACGAGATGCCGACCCCGCAGGACTGA
- the dnaK gene encoding molecular chaperone DnaK: protein MASNKILGIDLGTTNSAFAVMEGGDPEIIVNGEGDRTTPSVVAFTDDERLVGKPAKNQAIQNPDRTINSIKRHMGEDYEVDIDGESYTPQEVSALILGKIKRDAEEYLGDEVEKAVITVPAYFSDSQRQATKDAGEIAGFDVERIINEPTAASMAYGLDDESDQTVMVYDLGGGTFDVSVLDLGGGVYEVVATNGDNDLGGDDWDQAIIDWLAKEFESDHGFDLREDRQALQRLKDAAEEAKIELSNRKETTINLPFITATDSGPVHLEEKLSRAKFESLTSDLIERTVEPTQQALSDAGYDADDIDEVILVGGSTRMPQVQEQVSELVDKEPQKNVNPDEAVALGAAIQGGVLSGDVDDIVLLDVTPLSLGIEVKGGLFERLIDKNTTIPTEESKIFTTAAANQTEVQVRVFQGEREIANENELLGEFRLAGIPPSPAGTPQIEVTFNIDENGIVNVAAEDQGSGNSEDITIEGGAGLSDEEIDRMQDEAEQYAEEDEQRRERIEARNNAESSVQRANTLLEENEEQVDDDLRADIEDAIGEVEEVLEDEDASTEELEDATESLSTELQEIGKQMYQQQEAAQQAAGGAGGMGGAGAGPGGMGDMGGDPDADDDEYVDADFEDVDESSGDEDDEN, encoded by the coding sequence ATGGCGAGCAACAAGATCCTCGGTATCGACTTGGGGACGACGAACAGCGCGTTCGCGGTGATGGAGGGTGGCGACCCCGAGATCATCGTCAATGGCGAGGGCGACCGCACCACGCCGTCGGTAGTGGCCTTCACCGACGACGAGCGCCTCGTGGGCAAACCCGCCAAAAACCAGGCGATCCAGAACCCGGATCGTACGATCAACTCGATCAAGCGCCACATGGGCGAGGACTACGAGGTCGACATCGACGGCGAAAGTTACACGCCCCAGGAGGTCTCGGCGCTGATCCTCGGCAAGATCAAACGCGACGCCGAGGAGTACCTCGGCGACGAGGTCGAGAAGGCGGTCATCACCGTGCCTGCGTACTTCTCGGACAGCCAGCGCCAGGCCACGAAGGACGCCGGCGAGATCGCGGGCTTCGACGTCGAGCGGATCATCAACGAGCCGACGGCCGCCTCGATGGCCTACGGCCTCGACGACGAGTCCGACCAGACGGTGATGGTCTACGACCTTGGAGGGGGCACGTTCGACGTCTCGGTACTCGATCTGGGTGGCGGCGTCTACGAGGTCGTCGCGACCAACGGTGACAACGATCTCGGTGGCGACGACTGGGACCAGGCCATCATCGACTGGCTCGCAAAGGAGTTCGAGTCCGACCACGGCTTCGACCTCCGGGAGGACCGCCAGGCCCTCCAGCGGCTGAAGGACGCCGCGGAGGAGGCCAAGATCGAACTCTCCAACCGGAAGGAGACCACGATCAACCTCCCGTTCATCACGGCGACGGACTCGGGGCCGGTTCACCTCGAAGAGAAGCTCTCGCGGGCGAAGTTCGAGTCCCTGACCTCGGACCTCATCGAGCGAACCGTCGAGCCGACCCAGCAGGCGCTCTCGGACGCGGGCTACGACGCCGACGACATCGACGAGGTCATCCTCGTCGGCGGCTCGACCCGGATGCCCCAGGTCCAAGAGCAGGTCTCGGAGCTCGTGGACAAGGAGCCCCAGAAGAACGTCAACCCCGACGAGGCGGTTGCACTGGGCGCGGCGATCCAGGGCGGCGTGCTCTCGGGCGACGTCGACGACATCGTGCTGCTCGACGTGACGCCGCTCTCGCTGGGTATCGAGGTCAAGGGCGGTCTCTTCGAGCGCCTCATCGACAAGAACACGACCATCCCGACCGAGGAGTCGAAGATCTTCACCACCGCCGCCGCGAACCAGACCGAGGTCCAGGTCCGGGTGTTCCAGGGCGAGCGCGAGATCGCCAACGAGAACGAGCTGCTGGGTGAGTTCCGACTCGCGGGCATCCCGCCGTCGCCCGCGGGCACCCCGCAGATCGAGGTGACGTTCAACATCGACGAGAACGGCATTGTGAACGTCGCCGCCGAGGACCAGGGTTCGGGCAACTCCGAGGACATCACGATCGAGGGCGGTGCGGGCCTCTCGGACGAGGAGATCGACCGGATGCAGGATGAGGCCGAGCAGTACGCCGAGGAGGACGAGCAGCGCCGTGAGCGCATCGAGGCACGCAACAACGCCGAGAGCTCCGTCCAGCGTGCGAACACGCTCCTCGAGGAGAACGAAGAGCAGGTCGACGACGACCTCCGGGCCGACATCGAGGACGCCATCGGTGAGGTCGAGGAGGTCCTCGAAGACGAGGACGCGAGCACCGAGGAGCTCGAGGACGCGACCGAGAGCCTCTCGACCGAGCTTCAGGAGATCGGCAAGCAGATGTACCAACAGCAGGAGGCCGCCCAGCAGGCCGCGGGCGGTGCGGGCGGGATGGGCGGTGCGGGCGCGGGCCCCGGCGGCATGGGTGACATGGGCGGCGACCCCGACGCGGACGACGACGAGTACGTCGACGCCGACTTCGAGGACGTTGACGAATCGTCGGGCGACGAGGACGACGAGAACTAG
- a CDS encoding YqjF family protein: MVVPLEMHWRELLFANWPLPPETVAAHLPDALDVDTFEGEAWLSVVPFTNAAVRPRGVPERFGVDLPELNLRTYVDVDGTPSVYFFSLDAEGITGVLGARLFHHLPYYYARITHESRGHRNRFVNHRRHPGARPADFRASYEPTEGEVETGAGTLADFITERYRFYTEAPDGTVRYSNVSHDRWPLSRADVTIEENSLFRANGFADPESDPVHFYSPGVRISASASRRR, from the coding sequence ATGGTCGTCCCCCTCGAGATGCACTGGCGTGAACTCCTCTTCGCCAACTGGCCGCTCCCACCCGAGACCGTCGCCGCCCACCTCCCCGACGCACTCGACGTCGACACGTTCGAGGGCGAGGCGTGGCTCTCGGTCGTCCCCTTCACCAACGCCGCCGTCCGCCCGCGCGGGGTACCGGAGCGATTCGGCGTCGACCTCCCCGAGCTCAACCTCCGGACCTACGTCGACGTCGACGGGACGCCCAGCGTCTACTTCTTCAGCCTCGATGCCGAGGGGATCACGGGCGTACTCGGCGCGCGGCTGTTCCACCACCTGCCGTACTACTACGCCCGGATAACCCACGAGTCGAGGGGGCATCGAAACCGGTTCGTGAACCATCGCCGCCATCCCGGCGCGCGACCCGCCGACTTCCGCGCGAGCTACGAACCGACCGAGGGCGAGGTCGAGACCGGGGCCGGAACCCTCGCCGACTTCATCACCGAGCGCTATCGCTTCTACACCGAAGCGCCGGACGGCACCGTCCGATACTCGAACGTGAGCCACGACCGCTGGCCGCTCTCGCGGGCCGACGTGACGATCGAGGAGAACTCGCTCTTTCGCGCCAACGGCTTCGCCGACCCCGAGAGCGACCCGGTTCACTTCTACAGCCCGGGGGTCAGGATCTCGGCCTCGGCGAGTCGGCGGCGGTAA
- a CDS encoding nucleotide exchange factor GrpE produces the protein MTENDGGPSSDPNEPEEVPVEEAATGDATANDAAPETDATAADLVERVEEHADGELAREVDDLRERAATAAERADEVEELETQLKRKQADFQNYKKRAKQRQEEQEARATEDLVTRLLEVRDNLSRALDQDEEVDIRPGVESTLEEFDRVLDDENVDPIDPAPGDAVDPQRHEVMLRVDSDEPSDTVAEVYRPGYEMGEKVLRPAQVTVSE, from the coding sequence ATGACCGAGAACGACGGCGGGCCGTCGAGCGACCCGAACGAACCGGAGGAGGTGCCGGTCGAGGAGGCGGCGACCGGCGACGCGACGGCGAACGACGCGGCCCCGGAGACCGACGCGACGGCCGCTGACCTCGTCGAACGTGTCGAGGAACACGCGGACGGGGAACTCGCGCGCGAGGTGGACGACCTCCGCGAGCGCGCCGCGACGGCCGCGGAACGCGCCGACGAGGTCGAGGAGCTCGAAACCCAGCTGAAACGCAAGCAGGCGGACTTCCAGAACTACAAGAAGCGCGCCAAACAGCGCCAGGAGGAACAGGAGGCCCGCGCGACCGAGGACCTCGTCACCCGTCTCCTCGAGGTCCGCGACAACCTCTCGCGGGCGCTCGACCAGGACGAGGAGGTCGACATCCGGCCGGGCGTCGAGAGCACCCTGGAGGAGTTCGACCGGGTGCTCGACGACGAGAACGTCGACCCGATAGACCCCGCCCCCGGCGACGCCGTCGACCCGCAGCGCCACGAGGTCATGCTCCGTGTCGACAGCGACGAGCCCAGCGACACCGTCGCGGAGGTCTACCGCCCGGGCTACGAGATGGGCGAGAAGGTCCTCCGCCCGGCGCAGGTCACCGTCAGCGAGTAA
- a CDS encoding DEAD/DEAH box helicase family protein: MAATLTYENGTVRVEGVDLDLPFVEADPRSKTARAPAFRYAELRDALDERGVAVDDRVLDAPGLDVASAYELRDYQREALDAWRANDDRGVLELPTGSGKTVIGIEAIEALGVAALVVVPTIDLLSQWRRELETEFSVPVGQLGGGEQRVEPLTVATYDSAYLRADDIGDRFGLVVFDEVHHLGGKGYREIARLLAAPARLGLTATFERPDGAHDVISELCGPLVHRIATDDLAGGHLAAYDVKRVEVSLTDAERAAYDEHREIFTNYLARSNLDMRSGSDYRKLVMRSGNDPKARAALLANQRAREVMMNAAAKVETLADLLDRHRADRVIVFTAHNDLVYRLSERFLLPAITHQTGAAERRRVLENFRDGTYSRVVTANVLDEGVDVPDANVAVVLSGSGSEREFTQRLGRVLRPKADGGRALLYEVVTEETAEERVAERRR; the protein is encoded by the coding sequence GTGGCCGCCACGCTGACCTACGAGAACGGCACCGTCCGGGTCGAGGGTGTCGACCTCGACCTGCCGTTCGTCGAGGCCGACCCGCGTTCGAAGACGGCCAGAGCGCCCGCGTTCCGCTACGCCGAACTGCGCGATGCCCTCGACGAGCGTGGGGTCGCGGTCGACGACCGGGTGCTCGACGCGCCGGGGCTCGACGTGGCTTCGGCGTACGAACTCCGTGACTACCAGAGGGAAGCGCTCGACGCGTGGCGGGCGAACGACGACCGCGGGGTGCTCGAACTCCCGACCGGGAGCGGGAAGACCGTCATCGGCATCGAGGCCATCGAAGCCCTCGGGGTCGCGGCGCTCGTGGTGGTCCCCACGATCGACCTCCTCTCACAGTGGCGGCGCGAACTCGAAACCGAGTTCTCGGTTCCGGTCGGCCAGCTCGGCGGCGGCGAACAGCGCGTCGAACCCCTCACCGTGGCGACCTACGACTCGGCCTACCTCCGGGCCGACGACATCGGCGACCGGTTCGGGCTGGTGGTCTTCGACGAGGTCCACCATTTGGGTGGGAAAGGTTACCGCGAGATCGCGCGCCTGCTCGCCGCACCCGCGCGGCTGGGGCTGACCGCGACGTTCGAGCGGCCCGACGGGGCCCACGACGTGATCTCCGAGCTCTGTGGCCCACTGGTTCACCGTATCGCGACCGACGACCTCGCCGGAGGTCACCTCGCGGCCTACGACGTGAAACGCGTCGAGGTCTCGCTCACCGACGCCGAACGCGCCGCGTACGACGAACATCGGGAAATCTTCACGAACTACCTCGCGCGCTCGAACCTCGATATGCGAAGCGGGAGCGACTACCGGAAGCTCGTGATGCGCTCGGGGAACGACCCGAAGGCGCGCGCGGCGTTGCTCGCGAACCAGCGCGCCCGCGAGGTGATGATGAACGCCGCGGCCAAGGTCGAGACCCTCGCCGACCTCCTCGACCGCCACCGCGCGGACCGGGTCATCGTCTTCACCGCGCACAACGACCTCGTCTACCGGCTCTCCGAGCGGTTCCTGCTCCCGGCGATCACCCACCAAACGGGCGCGGCCGAGCGCCGCCGGGTCCTCGAGAACTTCCGGGACGGGACCTACTCGCGGGTCGTCACCGCGAACGTCCTCGACGAGGGGGTCGACGTGCCGGACGCCAACGTCGCGGTGGTGCTCTCGGGCAGCGGCTCCGAACGGGAGTTCACCCAGCGCCTCGGCCGGGTGCTCCGCCCGAAGGCCGATGGAGGGCGGGCGCTGCTCTACGAGGTCGTCACCGAGGAGACCGCCGAGGAGCGGGTCGCCGAACGGCGGCGGTAG
- a CDS encoding DUF790 family protein: MLTKDLLRVSRAGGGYHPQFATPDDRRLAARVIGVYQGHTGETRAELDDALADLEHEADDFKLVRGFAKLVDREASFETRAAVDPERTRSAAFAAAESVGVVTEAEREAALSRAADALDASPEDVERSLYADLDERQVLVAVDVPWDPDGLLAQYDLSLAQTALFDATEVRIRCSDPRAVVTAVKRLRLMYEIRRTGERGGALSEREVVVTGPDSVFRRTRRYGTRFARLLRSVAGAGEWVFAATIDDHGTERELRLTDEDLRVPGTEPVVEVSYDSAVEADFATRFASLDLDWDLVREPEPLETGARVMIPDFAFEWKYGDFRVYFEIMGFWTPAYVAKKLSQIEELEAVELLVAVDDSLGVGEELDARDARAIPYSKRVRLKDVRDALRGYEERLNDERAAALPDELVPEADVVPLAELAADYGVSEGVVEGKRFPEHDRVGRTLVRPAVLASLDEAIEPGMALSAAEARLDEVGIDDASALLSKLGYRVEWEGLSGGTVREKG, from the coding sequence GTGCTCACGAAGGACCTCCTCCGCGTGTCGCGCGCCGGCGGGGGCTACCACCCGCAGTTCGCGACCCCGGACGACCGGCGGCTCGCGGCGCGGGTCATCGGGGTCTATCAGGGCCACACCGGCGAGACACGGGCGGAGCTCGACGACGCGCTCGCCGACCTCGAACACGAGGCCGACGACTTCAAACTCGTCCGCGGGTTCGCGAAGCTCGTCGATCGTGAGGCGAGCTTCGAGACACGGGCCGCCGTCGACCCCGAACGGACCCGGAGCGCCGCCTTCGCCGCGGCCGAATCGGTGGGCGTGGTGACCGAGGCCGAGCGGGAGGCGGCGCTGTCGCGGGCCGCCGACGCGCTCGATGCGTCGCCGGAGGACGTCGAGCGGTCGCTCTACGCCGACCTCGACGAACGGCAGGTGCTCGTAGCGGTCGACGTCCCGTGGGACCCCGACGGACTGCTCGCGCAGTACGACCTCTCGCTGGCCCAGACCGCCCTCTTCGACGCGACCGAGGTCCGGATCAGGTGTTCGGACCCGCGAGCGGTCGTCACGGCGGTGAAGCGCCTCCGACTGATGTACGAGATCCGACGGACCGGCGAGCGAGGAGGGGCGCTCTCGGAGCGCGAAGTCGTCGTGACGGGCCCCGACAGCGTGTTTCGGCGGACCAGGCGCTACGGCACCCGGTTCGCCCGACTCCTCAGGAGCGTCGCCGGGGCGGGGGAGTGGGTGTTCGCGGCGACCATCGACGACCACGGCACCGAGCGCGAACTCCGACTCACGGACGAGGACCTTCGCGTGCCGGGAACCGAACCCGTGGTCGAGGTGAGCTACGACAGCGCGGTGGAGGCCGACTTCGCGACCCGGTTCGCCTCGCTCGACCTCGACTGGGACCTCGTGCGCGAACCCGAACCGCTCGAAACGGGTGCGAGGGTGATGATCCCGGACTTCGCGTTCGAGTGGAAGTACGGGGACTTCCGGGTCTACTTCGAGATCATGGGCTTTTGGACCCCGGCGTACGTCGCGAAGAAGCTCTCGCAGATCGAGGAGCTCGAAGCCGTCGAACTCCTCGTCGCGGTCGACGATTCCCTGGGAGTGGGCGAGGAGCTCGACGCCCGCGACGCCCGCGCGATCCCCTACTCGAAACGGGTCCGGCTCAAGGACGTTCGGGACGCACTCCGGGGATACGAGGAGCGACTCAACGACGAACGCGCGGCGGCGCTGCCGGACGAACTCGTTCCCGAGGCCGACGTCGTCCCGCTCGCCGAGCTCGCCGCCGACTACGGTGTCTCGGAGGGCGTCGTGGAGGGGAAGCGGTTTCCCGAACACGACCGCGTCGGGCGCACGCTCGTTCGCCCGGCGGTGCTCGCGTCGCTCGACGAGGCGATCGAACCGGGGATGGCGCTCTCGGCGGCCGAAGCCCGTCTCGACGAGGTCGGGATCGACGACGCCAGCGCCCTCCTCTCGAAACTCGGCTATCGGGTGGAGTGGGAGGGACTGAGCGGTGGTACGGTGCGCGAGAAGGGCTGA
- a CDS encoding DUF7122 family protein has product MSGSNENDGSRFDRLPATAADRSVDGRATREEVVAFWHDRYGVSPTVFDEYTFWEKGAGKVWAFAGEMGEPVEIEALGMTCLRTRQEHWKPTTDAAQRFGGHATENVIDLTRDEARRFVAGEDQAIEWDGDWGYLVAAHDVADEPEPLGVGLYLHDELRSQIPKGRQRDL; this is encoded by the coding sequence ATGAGCGGTTCAAACGAGAACGACGGCTCGCGCTTCGACCGCCTGCCCGCGACCGCCGCCGACCGCTCCGTCGACGGGCGAGCGACCCGCGAGGAAGTCGTAGCGTTCTGGCACGACCGCTACGGCGTTTCTCCCACCGTCTTCGACGAGTACACCTTCTGGGAGAAGGGTGCGGGGAAGGTCTGGGCCTTCGCGGGCGAAATGGGGGAACCGGTCGAGATCGAGGCGCTCGGGATGACCTGCCTCCGAACCAGGCAGGAGCACTGGAAACCCACCACCGACGCGGCCCAGCGCTTCGGCGGACACGCCACCGAGAACGTGATCGACCTCACCCGCGACGAGGCCCGGCGGTTCGTGGCGGGCGAGGACCAGGCGATCGAGTGGGACGGCGACTGGGGCTACCTCGTCGCGGCCCACGACGTCGCCGACGAGCCCGAACCCCTCGGTGTGGGGCTCTACCTCCACGACGAGCTCCGGTCACAGATCCCGAAGGGCCGTCAACGCGACCTCTGA
- a CDS encoding RsmB/NOP family class I SAM-dependent RNA methyltransferase — translation MDPLDRYEPLVDDFAAFRAACERPLGHVARVNTIKTSVERAKRALDEEGVEFESPDWHPGLVKLDGTTTGRTWGAFHGWLHGQEEVSALPATVCDPKPGDRVFAACAAPGGKATQLAALADDRGLVVANDRNLGRLSALRFNAERLGVTSMAVTNRDAGNYSLAPFDFEAFDRALVDVPCSCEGTIRKNPDALDEWSLQRIESIAGTQQSILQRAVQATKSGGTVVYSTCTFAPEENEAVLDAVLDGENCRVVEFECGLETRSGITEWEGEHFDSSVERAKRVYPHLNDTGGFFCAKLEVAG, via the coding sequence ATGGACCCCCTCGACAGATACGAACCCCTCGTCGACGATTTCGCGGCGTTCCGCGCGGCTTGTGAGCGCCCGCTCGGCCACGTCGCCCGGGTCAACACCATCAAGACGAGCGTCGAGCGCGCGAAACGAGCACTCGACGAGGAGGGCGTCGAGTTCGAGTCACCCGACTGGCACCCGGGGCTCGTGAAGCTCGACGGCACGACCACCGGCCGGACGTGGGGTGCGTTCCACGGCTGGCTCCACGGCCAGGAGGAGGTCTCGGCGTTGCCGGCGACGGTCTGTGACCCGAAACCGGGCGACCGGGTGTTCGCGGCGTGTGCCGCCCCCGGCGGGAAGGCCACCCAGCTCGCGGCGCTCGCCGACGACCGCGGGCTCGTGGTCGCGAACGATCGGAACCTCGGCCGGCTCTCGGCCCTCCGGTTCAACGCCGAACGCCTGGGGGTGACTTCGATGGCCGTCACGAACCGGGACGCCGGCAACTACTCGCTCGCGCCGTTCGACTTCGAGGCGTTCGACCGCGCGCTCGTCGACGTGCCGTGCTCGTGTGAGGGCACCATCCGGAAGAACCCCGACGCGCTCGACGAGTGGTCCCTCCAGCGAATCGAATCGATCGCCGGCACCCAGCAGTCGATCCTCCAGCGAGCGGTCCAGGCGACCAAGTCGGGTGGAACGGTGGTCTACTCGACGTGTACCTTCGCGCCGGAGGAGAACGAGGCGGTGCTAGACGCGGTTCTCGATGGCGAGAACTGTCGGGTCGTCGAGTTCGAGTGTGGGCTCGAAACGAGGTCCGGGATCACCGAGTGGGAGGGCGAGCACTTCGATTCGAGCGTCGAGCGCGCGAAGCGGGTCTACCCCCATCTCAACGACACAGGAGGATTCTTCTGTGCGAAGTTGGAGGTCGCGGGATGA